The following proteins are encoded in a genomic region of Oncorhynchus keta strain PuntledgeMale-10-30-2019 chromosome 35, Oket_V2, whole genome shotgun sequence:
- the LOC118368708 gene encoding hepatocyte growth factor activator-like: MMLYFVLLFLPYVLSVRTRMVLPRYETFSARNVNRDSHKVLTVEGKECQFPFRHGGSIHHHCITINFSSSWCSLTHNFDRDFLWGYCAPANTQPIVFVHSSRRFTDPCQVNPCQNGGICTLVPRRRSFECSCPESFTGRHCDQRKCYETIHLRYYDIGKSWGRIYLRNVERCTCVDGEISCERVRYTVCSENPCENDGTCRLITATREEVCACRPGYSGPYCSIASLRRVVPLPQLPSPANVLPDTNQTNHTKPDKKPVCGKRNNKRIPVARGRILGGSSALPGTHPWMAALYIGDDIFCAGTLVSSCWVVSAAHCFFRSPLVSKIRVILGQHKFNVTTPDTKTFGVEKYIFPERFSVFNPTLHDIVLVKLKKQDGRCVKKSPFIRPICLPDKDMTFPDQYCCQITGWGHMHEKANKYTNLQEAGVRIVPFERCNLPEVYGNHVTSNMICAGTNRCVDACQGDSGGPLACVKDDVSFLYGVISWGDGCGKTGKPGVYTKVVNYVNWINTIIKRKPKSK, from the exons ATGATGCTATACTTTGTGTTACTTTTCCTGCCGTATGTCCTCAGTGTACGAACG CGAATGGTACTCCCAAGATATGAAACGTTTAGTGCAAGAAATGTGAACAGAGATAGTCATAAAG TCCTTACAGTAGAGGGGAAAGAATGTCAATTCCCATTCCGTCATGGAGGAAGCATTCACCATCACTGTATCACCATCAACTTCTCCAGCTCTTG GTGTTCTCTGACGCACAACTTTGATCGGGACTTTCTCTGGGGATACTGTGCACCTGCGAACACTCAACCCATTG TGTTCGTCCACTCATCACGCAGATTCACAGACCCTTGTCAGGTGAATCCATGTCAAAATGGCGGCATCTGCACTCTGGTACCCCGCAGGCGCTCCTTCGAGTGCTCCTGTCCAGAGAGCTTCACTGGGAGGCACTGTGATCAGA GGAAGTGCTATGAAACCATACACCTGAGATATTACGACATTGGAAAATCATGGGGAAGGATCTACCTTCGTAACGTGGAACGGTGCACATGTGTGGACGGGGAGATCTCATGTGAGAGAGTCCGCTATACTG TCTGCAGTGAGAACCCCTGTGAGAACGATGGTACGTGCCGACTCATCACAGCCACCAGGGAGGAGGTGTGTGCCTGCAGGCCTGGCTACAGTGGACCCTACTGTAGCATTG CTTCTTTGCGGAGAGTGGTTCCATTGCCACAGCTGCCATCGCCAGCTAATGTCCTTCCTGACACCAACCAAACCAACCACACCAAGCCAGACAAGAAGCCTGTGTGCGGAAAGAGGAACAATAAGAGGATACCGGTGGCCAGGGGTCGTATCCTGGGTGGCAGTTCTGCCCTGCCCGGTACCCATCCCTGGATGGCCGCCCTCTACATAGGAGATGACATCTTCTGTGCGGGTACCCTGGTCTCGTCCTGCTGGGTGGTCTCTGCTGCCCACTGCTTCTTCCGCAG TCCCCTTGTGTCAAAGATTCGTGTGATTCTGGGTCAGCATAAGTTCAACGTTACGACTCCTGACACCAAAACCTTTGGAGTGGAGAAGTACATCTTTCCAGAGCGTTTCTCTGTTTTCAATCCAACTCTCCATGACATTG TTCTTGTGAAACTGAAAAAACAAGATGGCCGCTGTGTAAAAAAGAGCCCGTTTATACGGCCAATCTGCCTGCCCGATAAAGACATGACCTTCCCGGACCAATACTGCTGTCAGATTACTGGCTGGGGCCACATGCATGAGA AGGCAAATAAATACACCAACCTGCAGGAGGCCGGGGTGAGGATTGTCCCGTTTGAGAGGTGTAACCTGCCTGAAGTCTACGGCAACCATGTGACCTCCAACATGATCTGTGCCGGGACCAACCGATGTGTGGATGCCTGCCAG GGTGACTCAGGAGGCCCCCTGGCTTGTGTGAAGGATGATGTCAGCTTCCTGTATGGAGTTATCAGCTGGGGCGATGGCTGTGGAAAGACTGGGAAGCCTGGCGTCTACACCAAAGTCGTTAACTATGTGAACTGGATCAACACAATTATCAAGCGCAAGCCCAAGTCTAAATAA